Proteins from a single region of Lates calcarifer isolate ASB-BC8 linkage group LG19, TLL_Latcal_v3, whole genome shotgun sequence:
- the nkx2.4a gene encoding NK2 homeobox 4a isoform X1 — protein sequence MSLSPKHTTPFSVTDILSPIEETYKKFSGMDGAGNLTSPLGAYRQPQVSQTGMQQHSMGHNATVATTYHMPHTVSQFSHSAMGGYCNGSIGNMGDLPSYQESMRNSAAATGWYSANPDPRYSTSMNMTGMGSLTGMADATKSMPALHAAPRRKRRVLFSQAQVYELERRFKQQKYLSAPEREHLASMIHLTPTQVKIWFQNHRYKMKRQAKDKAAQQLQQQQQQDGNLCQQQAQSPRRVAVPVLVKDGKPCQNGSNTPTPNQQQVQQSQQQSQQQNGAGVVLASSTSSLSQHQSQQQVNALELEEMSPSPPSLHSQLNMAQIDTSAVDYTSNMVSSNLLYGRTW from the exons ATGTCGTTGAGCCCAAAGCACACAACGCCTTTTTCAGTGACAGATATTTTGAGTCCAATCGAGGAGACCTACAAGAAGTTTAGTGGCATGGACGGCGCAGGAAACCTAACCTCTCCACTGGGAGCCTACCGACAGCCTCAGGTGTCTCAGACCGGCATGCAACAGCACTCCATGGGCCATAACGCCACCGTGGCCACCACTTACCACATGCCGCACACCGTCTCCCAGTTCTCCCACAGCGCAATGGGGGGATACTGCAATGGAAGCATTGGCAACATGGGAGACCTCCCGTCGTACCAGGAAAGCATGCGGAATagtgcagcagcaacagggTGGTACAGCGCCAACCCAGATCCAAGATACTCCACAA GTATGAACATGACCGGCATGGGCAGTCTCACAGGAATGGCGGACGCCACCAAATCCATGCCAGCTCTCCACGCTGCGCCCAGAAGGAAACGGCGCGTCCTGTTCTCGCAGGCTCAAGTCTACGAGCTGGAGAGGAGGTTTAAGCAGCAGAAATACCTGTCGGCACCCGAGAGGGAGCACCTGGCCAGTATGATCCACCTGACGCCGACTCAGGTGAAGATCTGGTTTCAGAATCACCGGTACAAGATGAAGCGCCAGGCCAAGGACAAGGCAgcgcagcagctgcagcagcagcagcaacaggacgGTAACCTGTGCCAACAGCAGGCGCAGTCCCCGAGGCGCGTAGCCGTGCCAGTTCTGGTGAAGGACGGTAAACCGTGCCAGAACGGCTCCAATACGCCGACGCCGAACCAGCAACAGGTACAACAGAGCCAACAACAGAGCCAACAACAGAACGGAGCAGGAGTCGTGCTCGCATCCTCGACCAGCAGCCTCAGCCAGCATCAAAGTCAGCAGCAGGTGAACGCTttggagctggaggagatgtCGCCCAGCCCCCCCTCACTGCACAGCCAGCTCAACATGGCCCAGATAGACACATCTGCTGTAGATTACACCAGTAACATGGTCAGCTCAAACCTCCTCTACGGCAGAACGTGGTAG
- the nkx2.4a gene encoding NK2 homeobox 4a isoform X2, whose translation MSLSPKHTTPFSVTDILSPIEETYKKFSGMDGAGNLTSPLGAYRQPQVSQTGMQQHSMGHNATVATTYHMPHTVSQFSHSAMGGYCNGSIGNMGDLPSYQESMRNSAAATGWYSANPDPRYSTISRFMGPSTGMNMTGMGSLTGMADATKSMPALHAAPRRKRRVLFSQAQVYELERRFKQQKYLSAPEREHLASMIHLTPTQVKIWFQNHRYKMKRQAKDKAAQQLQQQQQQDGNLCQQQAQSPRRVAVPVLVKDGKPCQNGSNTPTPNQQQVQQSQQQSQQQNGAGVVLASSTSSLSQHQSQQQVNALELEEMSPSPPSLHSQLNMAQIDTSAVDYTSNMVSSNLLYGRTW comes from the exons ATGTCGTTGAGCCCAAAGCACACAACGCCTTTTTCAGTGACAGATATTTTGAGTCCAATCGAGGAGACCTACAAGAAGTTTAGTGGCATGGACGGCGCAGGAAACCTAACCTCTCCACTGGGAGCCTACCGACAGCCTCAGGTGTCTCAGACCGGCATGCAACAGCACTCCATGGGCCATAACGCCACCGTGGCCACCACTTACCACATGCCGCACACCGTCTCCCAGTTCTCCCACAGCGCAATGGGGGGATACTGCAATGGAAGCATTGGCAACATGGGAGACCTCCCGTCGTACCAGGAAAGCATGCGGAATagtgcagcagcaacagggTGGTACAGCGCCAACCCAGATCCAAGATACTCCACAA tttCTAGATTCATGGGACCTTCCACAGGTATGAACATGACCGGCATGGGCAGTCTCACAGGAATGGCGGACGCCACCAAATCCATGCCAGCTCTCCACGCTGCGCCCAGAAGGAAACGGCGCGTCCTGTTCTCGCAGGCTCAAGTCTACGAGCTGGAGAGGAGGTTTAAGCAGCAGAAATACCTGTCGGCACCCGAGAGGGAGCACCTGGCCAGTATGATCCACCTGACGCCGACTCAGGTGAAGATCTGGTTTCAGAATCACCGGTACAAGATGAAGCGCCAGGCCAAGGACAAGGCAgcgcagcagctgcagcagcagcagcaacaggacgGTAACCTGTGCCAACAGCAGGCGCAGTCCCCGAGGCGCGTAGCCGTGCCAGTTCTGGTGAAGGACGGTAAACCGTGCCAGAACGGCTCCAATACGCCGACGCCGAACCAGCAACAGGTACAACAGAGCCAACAACAGAGCCAACAACAGAACGGAGCAGGAGTCGTGCTCGCATCCTCGACCAGCAGCCTCAGCCAGCATCAAAGTCAGCAGCAGGTGAACGCTttggagctggaggagatgtCGCCCAGCCCCCCCTCACTGCACAGCCAGCTCAACATGGCCCAGATAGACACATCTGCTGTAGATTACACCAGTAACATGGTCAGCTCAAACCTCCTCTACGGCAGAACGTGGTAG